The Ferrovibrio sp. MS7 sequence TGGCAACACCCGGGCTTCAGCTTTTTCCGGCCTGTCTTTGATGATCAGGCGGTCTTGAGCGCCGCCACGCCAGGCAGTTCCTTGCCTTCCAGCCATTCCAGGAAGGCACCGCCAGCAGTCGAGACGTAGGAGAATTCCTCCGCCACGCCGGCATGGCGCAGAGCCGCCACGGTATCGCCGCCGCCGGCCACGCTGAGCAGGCGGCCCGAGGCGGTGAGCGCCGCCGCCGTGCGCGCCACCATCACGGTGCCGGCATCGAAGGGCGCGGTCTCGAAGGCACCGAGCGGGCCGTTCCATACCAGCGTCTTGCAATCCGCCAGCAGGGTGCCGAGGCGCGAGGCCGCGACCGGTCCGATATCCAGGATCATCTGGTCCGCCGGCACGCGGTCGGCTGCCACCACCTTGCTCGGGGCACCGGCCTTGAACTCGCGCGCCACCACTACGTCATCGGGCAGCACCACGGCACAGCCGCGCGTCACCGCATCGCGCAGGATGTCGCGGGCGGTATCGGCCATGTTCTTCTCGCACAGGCTCTTGCCCACCTCGCGCCCTTGGGCGAACAGGAAGGTGTTGGCCATGCCGCCGCCGATGATCAGCTTGTCGACCTTGCCGAGCAGATTGCCGAGCAGTTCGAGCTTGGTGGAGACCTTGGCGCCGCCGATCACGGCGGCCACCGGATGCTCCGGCTTTTCCAGCGCGGCGGAGAGGTGCTTCAGTTCCACTTCCATGTTGCGGCCGGCATAGGCCGGCAGCAGATGCGCCAAGGCTTCGGTGGAGACATGGGCGCGATGGGCGCAGGAGAAGGCGTCGTTGACGTAGATGTCGCCGAGATCGGCCATCATCTTCGCAAACGCGCTGTCGTTCTTCTCTTCCGCCGCGTGGAAGCGGGTATTCTCCAGCAGCACGATGCCGCCCTTGCGCAGCTTCTCGATCGCCGCCTTGGCGGCATCGCCGACGCAATCCTCGGCGAAGCCGACAGCCGAGCCGAGCGCGGTGGCAAGCGCTGCCGCCACCGGCTTGAGGCTCATCTCGGGCACCACCTTGCCGTCGGGACGGCCAAAATGCGACAGCACCACCACCTTGGCATCCTTGCGCGACAATTCGTGCAAGGTGGGCAGGATGCGGCTGATGCGCAGATCGTCGGTGATGCGCCCGTCCTTCATCGGGACGTTGAGATCGACGCGGACGAGCACGGTCTTGCCGGCAACGTCCACGTCATCCAGGGTGTGGAAATGAGCCATGGGGCTTACGGCCTCAGAGCTTCGCCATGGCGATGGCGGTATCCGACATGCGGTTGGAGAAGCCCCACTCGTTGTCGTACCAGCTCACCACGCGCACCAGATTGCCTTCCATCACCTGGGTCTGCTTCAGGTCGAAGGTGGAGCTGGCCGGGTTGTGGTTGAAGTCGCTGGAAACCAGCGGCTGGTCGTTGACGCCGAGGATGCCCTTCAGCTTGCCATTGGCGGCAGCAACGATGGCGGCGTTGATTTCCTCGGCGGTGGTGTTCTTCTTCGAGATGAACTTGAAGTCGATCAGCGACACATTCGGGGTCGGCACGCGGATCGAGGAGCCGTCCAGCTTGCCCTTCAGGTTCGGCAGCACCAGGCCGACAGCCTTGGCGGCACCGGTGGTGGTCGGGATCATGGAGAGCGCGGCGGCGCGGGCGCGGTAGAGATCCTTGTGCATGGTGTCCAGCGTCGGCTGGTCACCGGTATAGGCATGGATCGTGGTCATGTAGCCCTTCTCGATACCCACGGCGGCATCGAGGATGAAGGCGACCGGCGCCAGGCAGTTGGTGGTGCAGGAGGCGTTCGACACCACGGTATGCTCAGCCTTGAGCTGGTCGTGGTTCACGCCATAGACCACGGTGAGGTCGGCGCCGGTGGCCGGCGCGGAGACCAGCACCTTGCGGGCGCCGGCGGTGAGATGCAGCGCGGCCTTCTCCTTGTCGGTGAAGATGCCGGTGCATTCCATCGCGATATCGACCTTCAGCTCCTTCCACGGCAGCTTGGCCGGGTCGCGCTCGGCGGTCACCTTGATCGGGCCGCGACCGACATCGATGCTGTCGCCGTTGACGGTCACGGT is a genomic window containing:
- the gap gene encoding type I glyceraldehyde-3-phosphate dehydrogenase, which translates into the protein MTVRVAINGFGRIGRNVLRAIIESGRTDIEVVGINDLGPVETNAHLFRYDSVHGRFPGTVTVNGDSIDVGRGPIKVTAERDPAKLPWKELKVDIAMECTGIFTDKEKAALHLTAGARKVLVSAPATGADLTVVYGVNHDQLKAEHTVVSNASCTTNCLAPVAFILDAAVGIEKGYMTTIHAYTGDQPTLDTMHKDLYRARAAALSMIPTTTGAAKAVGLVLPNLKGKLDGSSIRVPTPNVSLIDFKFISKKNTTAEEINAAIVAAANGKLKGILGVNDQPLVSSDFNHNPASSTFDLKQTQVMEGNLVRVVSWYDNEWGFSNRMSDTAIAMAKL
- a CDS encoding phosphoglycerate kinase, coding for MAHFHTLDDVDVAGKTVLVRVDLNVPMKDGRITDDLRISRILPTLHELSRKDAKVVVLSHFGRPDGKVVPEMSLKPVAAALATALGSAVGFAEDCVGDAAKAAIEKLRKGGIVLLENTRFHAAEEKNDSAFAKMMADLGDIYVNDAFSCAHRAHVSTEALAHLLPAYAGRNMEVELKHLSAALEKPEHPVAAVIGGAKVSTKLELLGNLLGKVDKLIIGGGMANTFLFAQGREVGKSLCEKNMADTARDILRDAVTRGCAVVLPDDVVVAREFKAGAPSKVVAADRVPADQMILDIGPVAASRLGTLLADCKTLVWNGPLGAFETAPFDAGTVMVARTAAALTASGRLLSVAGGGDTVAALRHAGVAEEFSYVSTAGGAFLEWLEGKELPGVAALKTA